Proteins from a single region of Oryza brachyantha chromosome 6, ObraRS2, whole genome shotgun sequence:
- the LOC102705919 gene encoding profilin LP04, which produces MSWQTYVDDHLMCEIDGNHLTAAAILGHDGTVWAQSPNFPQYKPEEITAIMKDFDEPGSLAPTGLFLGGTKYMVIQGEPGVVIRGKKGTGGICVKKTTLSLVMGIYDEPMTPGQCNMIVERLGDYLVEQGC; this is translated from the exons ATGTCGTGGCAGACGTACGTCGACGACCACCTGATGTGCGAGATAGACGGCAAccacctcaccgccgccgccatcctcgGCCACGACGGCACCGTCTGGGCGCAGTCCCCCAACTTCCCCCAG TACAAGCCTGAGGAGATTACTGCCATCATGAAGGACTTTGATGAACCTGGTAGTCTTGCACCAACTGGTCTTTTCCTTGGAGGCACAAAATACATGGTGATCCAAGGTGAACCAGGGGTTGTCATCCGAGGAAAGAAG GGCACTGGAGGCATATGCGTCAAGAAGACCACCCTGTCTTTGGTTATGGGGATCTATGATGAGCCGATGACCCCAGGCCAGTGCAATATGATTGTGGAGAGGCTTGGCGATTATCTGGTCGAGCAGGGTTGCTAA
- the LOC102722130 gene encoding phosphatidylglycerophosphate phosphatase PTPMT2-like, producing the protein MAVEPARRRSAAARRKAKAKEAAVGAMARVLFYPTLLYNVVRSKVQAEFRWWDEVDQFILLGAVPFRKDVPRLQKLGVYGVITLNEPFETLVPSSMYQSRGIDHLVIPTRDYLFAPSLVDINRAVDFIHRNASCGRMTYIHCKAGRGRSTTIVLCYLVKYKNMTPSTAFEHVQSKRARVLLTRSQWKVVQDFSMNNAEAEIPVVTSHSSAASPAGDVVLVTEADLEDSGVTAANITEHASLSSHKATTSKPIADTLSCLFPSLKVSGESSCR; encoded by the exons ATGGCCGTAGAGCCGGCCCGACGGCgcagcgccgcggcgcggaggaAGGCGAAGGcaaaggaggcggcggtgggggcCATGGCGAGGGTGCTGTTCTACCCGACGTTGCTGTACAACGTGGTGCGGAGCAAGGTCCAGGCCGAGTTCCGGTGGTGGGACGAGGTCGATCAG TTCATTTTGCTTGGCGCTGTTCCATTCCGTAAGGATGTTCCCCGGTTGCAGAAACTTGGGGTGTATGGTGTCATAACCCTGAATGAACCATTTGAGACTTTGGTACCATCATCAATGTATCAG TCTCGTGGGATTGATCACCTTGTTATTCCTACAAGAGATTATCTGTTTGCTCCTTCACTTGTGGATATTAATCGAGCTGTTGATTTCATTCATA GAAATGCATCTTGTGGGAGGATGACATATATCCATTGCAAAGCTGGAAGAGGGAGGAGTACAACTATTGTCTTATGCTATCTG GTGAAATACAAGAATATGACACCATCTACAGCTTTTGAGCATGTGCAGTCTAAAAGGGCTCGAGTATTGCTGACTCGTTCTCAATGGAAG GTAGTTCAAGATTTCAGTATGAATAATGCAGAAGCAGAAATTCCCGTTGTCACGAGCCACTCCTCCGCAGCATCTCCAGCGGGGGATGTGGTATTGGTAACAGAGGCAGATTTGGAGGACTCTGGTGTAACAGCAGCTAATATTACAGAGCATGCCAGCTTGTCTTCTCATAAGGCTACCACATCGAAACCAATTGCAGATACGCTCTCATGTTTGTTTCCTTCTCTGAAGGTATCTGGTGAATCCTCGTGCAGATAA
- the LOC102721849 gene encoding ATP-dependent 6-phosphofructokinase 3-like, whose amino-acid sequence MSSPPPSSAVNVATLLLVTVAVAIARCHLQQKRSNEPPEPGPRWSPPTSSPSATEAKDSSRSTCPRAAHHRHPSRPPWDAPRVLRAWGDPTVAAMGDAAAPKPEVKLVTGDGGYVLEDVPHVSDYLPDLPTYSNPLQDNPAYSVVKQYFVNPDDTVCQKAIIHKDGPRGNHFRRAGPRQRVYFQSDEVSACIVTCGGLCPGLNTVIREIVCGLYDMYGVSRVLGIQGGYRGFYACNTIDLTPKSVNDIHKRGGTVLGTSRGGHDTTKIVDSIQDRGINQVYVIGGDGTQRGAGVIFEEVRRRGLKVAVAGIPKTIDNDIPVIDKSFGFDTAVEEAQRAINAAHVEAGSAENGIGVVKLMGRYSGFIAHYATLASRDVDCCLIPESPFFLEGEGGLFRHLEKRLKDNGHMVIVVAEGAGQKLIAETMQSMGKDASGNAMLLDVGLWLSQKIKEHFKKIKTTINLKYIDPTYMIRAIPSNASDNVYCTLLAHSVVHGAMAGYTGFTAGQVNGRHCYIPFYRITEKQNKVSITDRMWARLLSSTNQPSFLSKKDVDEARMEEERAAKPFDGPPSNPKVASNGNAVK is encoded by the exons atgtcgtcgccccccccctcctccgccgtcaaCGTCGCCACCCTCCTTCTCGTCACCGTAGCCGTCGCCATCGCTCGCTGCCACTTGCAACAGAAGCGAAGTAACGAACCCCCGGAGCCCGGTCCGAGATGGAGCCCCCccacgtcgtcgccctccgccACTGAGGCCAAGGACTCTAGCCGATCGACGTGCCCGAGGGCggcccaccaccgccacccttCTCGACCGCCGTGGGACGCGCCGCGGGTGTTGCGCGCGTGGGGGGACCCGACCGTGGCGGCGAtgggtgacgcggcggcgcccaaGCCCGAGGTGAAGCTggtcaccggcgacggcgggtaCGTCCTCGAGGACGTGCCGCATGTGTCGGACTACCTCCCCGATCTCCCG ACCTACTCAAACCCACTGCAAGATAATCCGGCGTACTCGGTTGTGAA GCAATATTTTGTAAACCCAGATGACACCGTCTGTCAGAAG GCCATTATTCACAAGGATGGCCCAAGAGGGAACCACTTCCGTCGTGCTGGGCCTCGACAGAGG GTCTATTTTCAATCGGATGAGGTCTCTGCATGCATTGTCACATGCGGAGGACTGTGCCCTGGACTGAACACTGTGATTAGGGAAATTGTATGTGGCTTATATGATATGTATGGTGTCAGTAGGGTACTGGGAATTCAG GGTGGGTATAGAGGTTTCTATGCTTGTAACACCATTGACTTGACTCCAAAGAGTGTAAATGACATTCACAAAAGGGGTGGAACTGTTCTTGGGACATCACGTGGAGGCCATGACACCACGAAGATTGTTGACAGCATCCAGGATCGTGGTATAAATCAG GTTTATGTAATTGGTGGCGATGGCACTCAAAGGGGTGCAGGAGTGATTTTTGAG GAGGTTAGAAGACGCGGGCTTAAGGTTGCTGTTGCTGGCATTCCAAAGACAATAGATAATGATATCCCA GTAATTGACAAATCATTTGGTTTCGACACTGCAGTCGAGGAGGCTCAACGGGCAATAAATGCTGCTCATGTAGAAGCTGGAAGTGCTGAGAATGGTATAGGCGTTGTAAAGCTAATGGGTCGATACAGTG GTTTCATTGCACATTATGCTACTCTAGCCAGCAGAGACGTG GATTGTTGCTTGATTCCAGAGTCACCTTTCTTTCTGGAAGGTGAAGGTGGCCTCTTCAGACATCTGGAGAAACGTCTGAAGGACAATGGTCATATGGTTATTGTTGTTGCGGAGGGTGCAGGGCAGAAACTTATTGCTGAAACAATGCAGTCAATGGGGAAAGATGCTTCAGGCAATGCGATGCTTCTTGACGTTGGTCTTTGGTTATCTCAAAAGATAAAG GAGCATTTCAAGAAAATCAAGACTACTATAAATCTGAAGTATATAG ATCCTACATACATGATACGTGCCATTCCTAGCAATGCATCTGATAATGTGTATTGCACACTGTTGGCACACAGTGTGGTTCATGGAGCCATGGCTGGATACACTGGTTTCACAGCTGGCCAAGTGAACGGTCGCCATTGCTATATCCCGTTTTAC AGGATCACCGAGAAGCAGAACAAAGTCTCAATTACTGATAGGATGTGGGCAAGACTTCTCTCCTCGACCAACCAGCCAAGTTTTCTCAGCAAGAAAGATGTCGATGAAGCGAGGATggaagaggagagagcagCCAAACCTTTTGATGGGCCGCCTTCCAACCCCAAGGTCGCTTCCAACGGCAATGCTGTGAAGTGA